One part of the [Pantoea] beijingensis genome encodes these proteins:
- the mfd gene encoding transcription-repair coupling factor, with the protein MSEQTRYSLPEKAGDQRQLGQLTGAACAVECAEIVERHRGPVVLIAPDMQSALRLQDEIQQFTDEPVMGLADWETLPFDSFSPHQEIISSRLSTLYQLPTRQRGILILPVNTLLQRVCPHSFLHGHALVMQKGQRLARDTLRRQLEQAGYRNVDQVMEHGEFATRGALLDLYPMGSEQPYRIDFFDDEIDSLRLFDVDSQRTLEEVDAINLLPAHEFPTDKAAIELFRSQWREKFDVRREAEHVYQQVSKGTLPAGIEYWQPLFFDKPLPTLFSYLPDNTLLVNTGDIESSADRFWLDVTSRYENRRIDPMRPLLPPENLWLRTDELHAELKRWPRIQLKDEMLASKSANTNLSYTPLPDLAVQAQAKAPLDNLRHFLEDFTGPVIFSVESEGRRETLQELLGRIKVNPVVIQRLDEVGQRGNYLIVGASERGFIDGLRQRALICESDLLGERVNRRRQDNRRTINPDVLIRNLAELHAGQPVVHLEHGVGRYIGLTTLETGGITAEYLMLAYAGDAKLYVPVSSLHLISRYAGGADENAPLHKLGSDAWSRARQKAAEKVRDVAAELLDIYAQRAAKAGFAFKHDRQQYQLFCESFPFDTTPDQAQAINAVLSDMCQPLAMDRLVCGDVGFGKTEVAMRAAFLAVENNKQVAVLVPTTLLAQQHFDNFRDRFANWPVRIEMLSRFRSAKEQSQILEQASEGKVDILIGTHKLLQSEIKWRDLGLLIVDEEHRFGVRHKERIKAMRADVDILTLTATPIPRTLNMAMSGMRDLSIIATPPARRLAVKTFVRQYDDMVVREAMLREILRGGQVYYLYNDVENIDKAAQRLAELVPEARVAVGHGQMRERDLERVMNDFHHQRFNVLVCTTIIETGIDIATANTIIIERADHFGLAQLHQLRGRVGRSHHQAYAWLLTPHPKAMSSDAHKRLEAIASLEDLGAGFALATHDLEIRGAGELLGEDQSGQMETIGFSLYMELLENAVEALKEGREPSLEDLTSNQTEIELRMPSLLPEAFIPDVNTRLSFYKRIASAKDESELEDLKVELIDRFGLLPDPARNLLDIAALRLMAQRIGVRRIEGNEKGGFIEFAEKNKVDPGWLIGLLQKDPQHWRLDGPTRLKFIRDLAERKQRMLWIREFMGKMLENAA; encoded by the coding sequence ATGTCAGAACAGACCCGCTATTCCCTGCCAGAGAAAGCCGGCGATCAGCGCCAGCTTGGACAGCTTACCGGCGCGGCTTGTGCCGTTGAATGCGCTGAAATCGTGGAGCGCCACCGTGGCCCTGTCGTGCTGATTGCACCTGATATGCAGAGTGCCCTGCGTTTGCAGGATGAAATTCAACAATTTACCGATGAACCCGTCATGGGGTTGGCCGATTGGGAGACGCTGCCCTTCGACAGCTTTTCACCCCATCAGGAAATTATCTCCTCACGACTTTCCACACTTTATCAATTACCGACGCGGCAACGGGGAATCCTGATTCTGCCGGTCAATACGCTGCTGCAGCGTGTTTGTCCACACAGTTTTTTGCACGGGCATGCTCTGGTGATGCAGAAAGGCCAGCGCCTCGCACGCGATACACTGCGCCGTCAGTTAGAACAGGCAGGCTACCGTAACGTCGATCAGGTCATGGAGCATGGCGAGTTCGCCACGCGCGGAGCGCTTCTCGATCTCTATCCGATGGGAAGTGAACAGCCTTATCGTATCGACTTCTTTGACGATGAAATCGACAGCCTGCGCCTGTTTGACGTTGATTCACAGCGTACTCTGGAAGAAGTTGACGCCATTAACCTGCTCCCCGCCCATGAATTTCCTACCGATAAAGCCGCGATAGAACTGTTTCGCAGTCAATGGCGTGAAAAATTCGATGTGCGCCGCGAAGCAGAGCATGTTTACCAGCAGGTCAGTAAAGGCACACTGCCCGCCGGTATTGAATACTGGCAGCCGCTGTTTTTTGATAAACCCCTGCCGACCCTTTTCAGTTATCTCCCTGATAATACGCTGTTAGTGAACACTGGAGATATAGAAAGCAGCGCCGATCGCTTCTGGCTGGACGTCACCTCTCGCTACGAAAACCGCCGTATTGACCCCATGCGGCCTTTACTGCCGCCCGAAAACCTGTGGCTACGTACAGATGAATTACACGCAGAACTCAAGCGCTGGCCACGTATCCAGTTAAAGGATGAGATGCTGGCGTCTAAAAGTGCGAATACCAATCTCAGCTATACGCCCCTGCCCGATCTGGCTGTGCAGGCGCAAGCCAAAGCACCGCTGGATAACTTGCGTCACTTCCTTGAAGATTTTACTGGCCCGGTGATTTTTTCCGTTGAAAGCGAAGGCCGCCGAGAAACGCTCCAGGAGTTATTGGGCCGTATTAAGGTCAATCCCGTCGTGATCCAGCGTCTGGATGAGGTCGGACAACGCGGAAATTACCTGATCGTTGGCGCTAGCGAACGTGGTTTCATTGATGGATTACGCCAGCGCGCGCTGATTTGTGAAAGCGATTTACTGGGCGAACGCGTTAATCGTCGGCGGCAAGACAACCGCCGCACCATCAATCCGGATGTGTTGATTCGCAATCTGGCCGAATTACACGCGGGCCAGCCCGTGGTACATCTGGAGCATGGTGTTGGCCGCTATATTGGTTTGACTACGCTGGAAACCGGGGGAATAACGGCAGAATATCTGATGCTCGCGTATGCCGGTGATGCCAAGCTGTATGTTCCCGTCTCTTCACTACATCTTATCAGCCGCTATGCCGGCGGTGCCGATGAAAACGCCCCTCTGCATAAGTTAGGCAGTGATGCCTGGTCGCGCGCGCGGCAAAAAGCCGCCGAAAAGGTGCGCGATGTTGCAGCCGAACTCTTAGATATCTATGCCCAACGTGCGGCAAAAGCGGGATTCGCCTTTAAGCACGATCGCCAACAATATCAGCTGTTTTGCGAAAGTTTCCCGTTCGATACCACTCCCGATCAGGCACAGGCTATTAATGCGGTACTGAGCGATATGTGCCAGCCTCTGGCTATGGACCGCCTGGTCTGTGGCGATGTTGGCTTCGGTAAAACCGAAGTCGCCATGCGCGCCGCCTTTCTCGCCGTCGAGAATAACAAGCAGGTCGCGGTTCTGGTGCCGACCACGCTGCTGGCGCAACAGCACTTTGATAACTTTCGCGATCGTTTCGCCAACTGGCCGGTACGAATTGAAATGCTCTCCCGCTTTCGCAGTGCAAAAGAGCAGTCGCAGATCCTTGAACAGGCCAGCGAAGGCAAAGTCGATATTCTGATCGGCACGCATAAACTGTTACAAAGCGAGATTAAATGGCGCGATTTGGGGCTGTTAATTGTTGATGAAGAACATCGCTTTGGGGTTCGTCACAAAGAACGCATTAAAGCCATGCGCGCCGATGTGGATATCCTGACCCTCACCGCCACACCGATTCCTCGTACCCTGAATATGGCAATGAGTGGCATGCGTGACCTGTCGATCATCGCCACGCCACCTGCCCGTCGCCTCGCGGTGAAAACGTTTGTTCGCCAGTATGACGATATGGTGGTGCGTGAAGCGATGCTGCGTGAAATTTTACGTGGTGGCCAGGTCTATTATCTGTATAACGACGTGGAAAATATCGACAAAGCCGCACAGCGCCTGGCGGAACTGGTACCGGAAGCACGCGTGGCCGTGGGACACGGACAAATGCGGGAGCGCGATCTGGAACGCGTGATGAACGATTTTCATCACCAGCGGTTTAATGTCCTGGTTTGTACCACCATCATCGAAACCGGGATTGATATCGCTACCGCCAATACCATTATCATTGAACGAGCCGACCATTTTGGGCTGGCGCAGTTGCATCAGTTGCGCGGGCGCGTAGGCCGCTCGCACCACCAGGCGTATGCCTGGCTGCTGACGCCGCATCCCAAAGCCATGAGCAGTGATGCACATAAGCGTCTGGAAGCGATTGCTTCACTGGAGGATTTAGGCGCTGGCTTTGCACTGGCAACGCACGATCTTGAAATCCGCGGTGCCGGTGAGTTACTGGGCGAAGATCAGAGCGGGCAGATGGAAACTATCGGTTTCTCGCTGTATATGGAGCTGCTTGAGAATGCCGTCGAAGCCCTTAAAGAGGGACGGGAACCCTCTCTGGAAGACCTGACCAGTAATCAAACTGAAATTGAGTTGCGGATGCCTTCGCTGTTACCTGAAGCGTTTATTCCCGATGTGAATACGCGCCTCTCCTTCTATAAGCGTATTGCCAGCGCTAAAGACGAAAGTGAGTTGGAGGATCTGAAGGTTGAGCTCATCGATCGCTTTGGTCTGTTGCCCGATCCTGCCCGCAATTTGCTGGACATTGCGGCACTGCGCCTGATGGCACAACGAATTGGGGTACGTCGCATTGAAGGCAATGAGAAAGGTGGTTTTATTGAGTTTGCCGAGAAAAACAAGGTCGATCCTGGCTGGTTAATTGGTCTGCTGCAGAAAGATCCTCAGCACTGGCGGCTTGACGGACCCACACGGTTAAAATTCATCCGTGATTTAGCTGAGCGTAAACAGCGGATGCTGTGGATACGCGAGTTTATGGGAAAAATGCTGGAGAATGCAGCCTGA
- the lolD gene encoding lipoprotein-releasing ABC transporter ATP-binding protein LolD, whose protein sequence is MSNSILLQCNDLCKRYQEGSVQTDVLRNVSFSVQPGEMMAIVGSSGSGKSTLMHLLGGLDSPTSGDVVFNGKSLNAMSSSAKAELRNRELGFIYQFHHLLPDFTALENVAMPLLIGKVDKGETQARARAMLAAVGLEKRAMHRPSELSGGERQRVAIARALVNNPRLVLADEPTGNLDARNADAIFDLLGELNVRQGTAFLVVTHDMHLAKRLNRQMEMRDGQLSNELTLAGAL, encoded by the coding sequence ATGAGTAATTCGATCCTGTTGCAGTGTAACGATCTGTGCAAACGCTACCAGGAAGGCAGCGTGCAGACCGATGTGTTGCGCAATGTCTCTTTTAGCGTTCAGCCGGGCGAAATGATGGCGATTGTCGGAAGTTCCGGTTCCGGTAAAAGTACGCTGATGCATTTGTTAGGCGGCCTTGATTCACCCACTTCAGGTGACGTGGTCTTTAATGGTAAATCGCTGAATGCAATGTCATCTTCCGCAAAAGCGGAATTGCGTAATCGGGAACTGGGCTTTATTTACCAGTTCCATCACCTGTTGCCGGATTTTACCGCACTGGAGAATGTGGCGATGCCGCTACTGATCGGCAAAGTGGATAAAGGCGAAACACAGGCGCGCGCGCGCGCGATGCTGGCGGCTGTAGGGTTGGAAAAACGTGCAATGCATCGTCCTTCCGAACTTTCCGGAGGTGAACGCCAGCGCGTGGCTATTGCCCGGGCACTGGTGAACAATCCCCGGCTGGTACTTGCCGATGAACCCACGGGTAACCTTGATGCACGCAACGCTGATGCCATTTTCGACCTGTTGGGCGAACTGAACGTACGACAGGGGACGGCTTTCCTCGTGGTTACTCATGATATGCATCTCGCAAAGCGCCTGAATCGGCAGATGGAGATGCGCGACGGCCAGCTTAGCAATGAACTTACGCTGGCAGGAGCGTTGTAA
- the lolC gene encoding lipoprotein-releasing ABC transporter permease subunit LolC, translating into MYQPVALFIGLRYMRGRASDRFGRFVSWLSTIGITLGVLALVTVLSVMNGFERELEGNILGLMPQALVTSDNGSINPQKLPANDLKLQGVKRIASLTTGDVVLQSARGVAVGVMLGVNPDEQDPLTPWLVNVKQRDLQPGQYNVILGEQLAGQLGVRRGDSIRLMVPSASQFTPMGRLPSQRLFTIIGTFAANSEVDGYQMLVNQQDASRLMRYPAGNITGWRLWLDKPLDVDTLSQQRLPEGLVWKDWRERKGELFQAVRMEKNMMGLLLSLIVAVAAFNIITSLGLLIMEKQGEVAILQTQGLTRRQIMLIFMVQGASAGIIGALLGTLLGVLLASQLNNLMPVIGLFLDGAALPVAISPWQVIVIALTAMAVALLSTLYPSWRAAAVQPAEALRYE; encoded by the coding sequence ATGTATCAACCTGTTGCGTTATTTATCGGTCTGCGCTACATGCGTGGACGAGCGTCAGACCGCTTCGGCCGGTTTGTCTCCTGGCTTTCTACCATCGGCATCACGCTCGGCGTGTTGGCCCTGGTGACCGTGCTATCAGTGATGAACGGCTTCGAGCGTGAGCTGGAAGGCAATATTCTTGGATTGATGCCGCAGGCGCTGGTGACCAGCGATAACGGATCCATTAATCCTCAGAAGCTCCCTGCGAACGACCTGAAGCTGCAGGGCGTTAAGCGTATCGCTTCACTAACCACCGGTGATGTGGTGCTGCAAAGCGCCCGCGGTGTGGCCGTTGGCGTGATGCTTGGCGTGAATCCCGATGAGCAAGATCCTCTCACACCCTGGCTGGTGAATGTCAAACAGCGCGATCTGCAGCCCGGACAGTACAATGTTATTCTCGGCGAGCAATTGGCGGGGCAGCTCGGCGTAAGGCGCGGCGATAGCATTAGGCTGATGGTGCCTTCTGCCAGTCAGTTTACCCCTATGGGGCGTCTACCAAGCCAGCGTCTGTTTACCATTATTGGTACCTTTGCCGCTAACAGTGAAGTTGATGGTTACCAGATGTTGGTTAATCAGCAAGATGCGTCTCGTTTAATGCGTTATCCGGCCGGCAATATTACCGGTTGGCGTCTGTGGTTGGATAAACCTCTGGACGTCGATACCCTCAGCCAGCAGCGTCTGCCAGAGGGGCTGGTATGGAAAGACTGGCGCGAGCGCAAAGGGGAGTTATTTCAGGCCGTACGCATGGAAAAAAATATGATGGGCTTACTATTAAGCCTGATCGTTGCCGTGGCGGCGTTTAATATCATCACCTCGCTTGGTCTGCTGATTATGGAAAAGCAGGGTGAAGTCGCCATTTTACAAACTCAGGGTTTAACCCGCCGTCAAATTATGTTGATTTTCATGGTGCAGGGCGCTAGCGCCGGTATTATTGGTGCGCTACTGGGGACGCTGCTCGGTGTGCTACTCGCCAGTCAGTTGAATAATTTGATGCCAGTTATTGGCCTCTTTCTCGATGGTGCCGCGTTGCCGGTCGCAATTTCACCCTGGCAGGTGATTGTTATTGCATTAACGGCGATGGCCGTCGCACTGCTGTCAACGCTTTATCCTTCCTGGCGCGCTGCCGCCGTACAACCCGCTGAGGCTTTACGCTATGAGTAA